In Perca fluviatilis chromosome 14, GENO_Pfluv_1.0, whole genome shotgun sequence, a genomic segment contains:
- the cbln11 gene encoding cerebellin 11, with protein sequence METFSVTMVVCLLAGLSECQTGGETNITRLTHEDLEDNSVEKDALQNLNQGLETPAILTTSSTTTTTSTTQPSCEPPIYTVLKELGALGERLAATVTAMEETNKKLEANEKKLAALDRRVTELSAVDQGHHRVAFSATLGTDGTIGPVNILYALVYRNVLSNIGGHYSPVTGYFTAPVQGVYFFTYTSFFWGGDGTSGGSLYQNGNQIVSWYGHAPSHPITGSNSAILQLQVGDNVNVRLWGDRRISDNVNKYSSFSGYLLFPV encoded by the exons ATGGAGACATTCTCAGTGACGATGGTTGTGTGTTTGCTTGCTGGTCTATCTGAATGCCAGACTGGAGGTGAGACCAATATCACTAGGCTGACACACGAAGACCTGGAGGATAACTCGGTAGAGAAGGATGCTCTCCAGAATTTAAACCAAGGGCTAGAAACGCCAGCCATTTTGACAACaagctcaacaacaacaacaacatcaacaacccAGCCAAGCTGTGAACCACCCATCTACACTGTGCTGAAGGAGCTGGGGGCTCTGGGAGAAAGGCTTGCAGCTACTGTGACAGCCATggaggaaacaaacaaaaagctgGAGGCCAATGAGAAGAAGCTGGCTGCACTGGACAGGAGAGTGACTGAACTGAGTGCAGTGGATCAAG GACATCATCGGGTTGCATTTTCTGCTACATTAGGCACAGATGGCACCATTGGTCCTGTAAATATTCTTTATGCTCTGGTGTACAGAAATGTTCTGTCCAACATTGGAGGACATTACAGCCCAGTCACAG GTTATTTTACAGCACCAGTGCAAGGagtctatttcttcacttacacttcCTTCTTCTGGGGAGGTGATGGAACCAGTGGTGGCAGTTTGTACCAAAATGGAAACCAGATAGTGTCATGGTACGGTCATGCTCCATCTCACCCCATCACTGGATCTAACAGCGCTATCTTGCAGCTACAAGTTGGAGACAATGTTAATGTTCGTCTTTGGGGTGATAGGAGGATTAGtgataatgtaaataaatattcttCATTCAGTGGATATTTGCTTTTCCCTGTGTAA
- the si:ch211-63p21.8 gene encoding kelch-like protein 33 isoform X2, with protein sequence MEKQRDNSTLPLTWSIQGIPWPWSEKHNEENEAVSSFFRERLRDESGEQSDNDNNIEVQRRSVSLSPEVDHVGLQAVLELAYTGAVLSSNKDSMASIMAAAQALGIPRVLDLCNKEKTLKEDGSPKNEERKIFALEEMKITLQSIKQLWADRVWCDVILDVDGTLFHVHRVILAASSDYFRGMFTCGMRESYQTCVALPFLLASELEPLISFSYSGTLPLSWDCVFEITCTALQLQFQPALSLCLDFMRKEMEASSCLDVASFAEAYEMSDLLEEANDFVLKNFWEVSATSKFQDLPAEKLLDIIRCDGLCVPSELAVFRAVISWVEADPEERLGQAGILMTGVRFPLMTFREFREVRAINLRLECFGNKKVELYSSALKEFVFSLPNTQDQCRVRHPKDALILVGGDQLNPDVGLRIPSKELWFANSLRSGTGLMKEMEWRRLGEMPDKPKFRHGVAAMMGRLYVVGGCYFYAKDDVMKSTYSYDPAQDSWKRLADMQEFRSNFSVVVHEERLYAIGGDKEINTNLDSVEMYNPDTDSWSFVQPLDQALSGHAVTVIDGGIFISGGFNCKYECLVSMYLYHPERGTTYLADMTHDRAQHCMEPLRGHLYVAGGVCNLRKFYTDQQACEVYDPVADSWTAFASLSVPHVSAASAVLEGKIYVLGGYCQDDYSESGLVHRFDPITQRWQNMGKLPGAVTDIRACLLRLPQNFRF encoded by the exons ATGGAAAAACAAAGAGACAATTCAACTTTACCACTGACATGGAGTATACAAGGTATCCCCTGGCCATGGAGTGAAAAACATAATGAAGAAAATGAAG CTGTCAGCTCATTTTTTCGAGAGAGGCTGAGGGATGAAAGTGGAGAACAATCAGACAATGATAACAACATTGAAGTCCAAAGGCGGTCAGTGTCTCTGTCCCCTGAGGTTGATCATGTTGGGCTACAGGCAGTTTTGGAGTTGGCCTACACTGGAGCTGTATTGTCTTCAAACAAAGACAGCATGGCTTCGATTATGGCTGCAGCTCAAGCACTGGGCATCCCTAGAGTACTGGATCTCTGCAACAAAGAAAAGACATTAAAAGAAGATGGAAGTCCTAAGAATGAAGAGCGAAAGATATTTGCCCTAGAAGAGATGAAGATTACTCTTCAGTCCATTAAACAGTTGTGGGCAGACCGCGTGTGGTGTGATGTGATTTTAGATGTGGACGGGACTTTATTTCATG TCCACAGAGTTATTCTGGCGGCAAGCAGTGACTACTTCCGTGGCATGTTCACCTGCGGGATGAGGGAATCCTATCAGACCTGTGTTGCCCTTCCCTTCCTGTTAGCTTCTGAGTTAGAGCCTCTAATTAGTTTCTCCTACAGTGGGACCCTTCCACTCAGCTGGGACTGTGTCTTCGAGATCACGTGCACGGCCCTCCAGCTTCAGTTCCAGCCTGCCCTCTCGCTTTGCCTTGACTTCATGCGAAAGGAAATGGAGGCAAGCTCCTGCCTGGATGTGGCATCTTTTGCTGAAGCCTACGAGATGTCAGATTTGCTGGAGGAAGCCAATGACTTTGTTCTGAAGAACTTCTGGGAGGTGTCGGCCACGTCAAAGTTTCAGGACCTACCAGCAGAGAAGCTTCTAGACATCATCCGTTGTGATGGTCTGTGCGTCCCCTCAGAGTTGGCTGTATTTCGAGCTGTAATCTCCTGGGTTGAGGCTGATCCAGAGGAAAGATTGGGCCAGGCTGGCATACTGATGACTGGAGTCCGCTTCCCTCTCATGACTTTTCGAGAGTTCAGGGAGGTAAGGGCCATTAACCTGCGCTTGGAGTGCTTCGGAAACAAGAAGGTGGAACTCTATAGTTCAGCACTCAAAGAATTTGTTTTCAGCCTTCCGAATACCCAGGATCAGTGCCGAGTCCGACATCCCAAAGATGCTCTCATTCTGGTCGGGGGAGACCAGCTGAACCCAGATGTTGGTCTGCGCATACCAAGCAAGGAACTGTGGTTTGCAAACTCCCTACGCAGTGGTACAGGGTTGATGAAGGAGATGGAGTGGAGGAGGCTGGGTGAGATGCCAGACAAGCCAAAGTTCAGGCATGGAGTAGCAGCAATGATGGGAAGATTGTATGTGGTTGGAGGATGTTACTTTTATGCTAAGGATGACGTGATGAAATCGACCTACAG TTATGATCCTGCGCAGGACAGCTGGAAGAGGCTGGCTGACATGCAGGAGTTCAGAAGCAATTTCTCAGTTGTGGTACACGAAGAGCGTCTTTACGCCATTGGTGGAGATAAGGAGATCAACACCAACTTAGACAGCGTCGAGATGTACAACCCAGACACTGACTCCTGGAG CTTTGTCCAGCCCCTGGACCAGGCTCTGAGCGGCCATGCTGTCACTGTCATAGATGGAGGAATCTTCATTTCTGGAGGTTTCAACTGTAAGTATGAATGTCTGGTTTCCATGTACCTGTACCACCCAGAGAGAGGAACCACCTACCTGGCAGACATGACCCACGACCGGGCCCAGCATTGCATGGAGCCCCTGCGAGGCCATCTTTACGTCGCTGGTGGTGTGTGTAACCTGAGAAAGTTTTACACTGACCAACAAGCTTGTGAGGTATATGATCCTGTGGCCGATTCCTGGACTGCTTTTGCATCACTGTCTGTGCCCCATGTAAGTGCAGCCTCAGCCGTCCTTGAGGGGAAGATCTATGTACTGGGAGGATACTGCCAGGACGATTACAGTGAATCTGGACTGGTCCACCGGTTTGATCCCATCACACAGCGATGGCAGAACATGGGCAAGCTACCTGGGGCTGTTACTGACATACGGGCCTGTCTGCTCCGATTACCCCAAAATTTTAGATTTTAG
- the si:ch211-63p21.8 gene encoding kelch-like protein 33 isoform X1: MEFTRRYLPMEWEERWRREKERRKRVIEEGEEDGIEQDNRELRRIIAYNDSRMGLTSGRGKKGGSEVRMSGSSQDGIGAHMSEEAFGDEGLGDNVHTYHSTTYPQELFVALKKFWDSSLLTDLTLATDNGNTFDVHFPILAAVSSFFRERLRDESGEQSDNDNNIEVQRRSVSLSPEVDHVGLQAVLELAYTGAVLSSNKDSMASIMAAAQALGIPRVLDLCNKEKTLKEDGSPKNEERKIFALEEMKITLQSIKQLWADRVWCDVILDVDGTLFHVHRVILAASSDYFRGMFTCGMRESYQTCVALPFLLASELEPLISFSYSGTLPLSWDCVFEITCTALQLQFQPALSLCLDFMRKEMEASSCLDVASFAEAYEMSDLLEEANDFVLKNFWEVSATSKFQDLPAEKLLDIIRCDGLCVPSELAVFRAVISWVEADPEERLGQAGILMTGVRFPLMTFREFREVRAINLRLECFGNKKVELYSSALKEFVFSLPNTQDQCRVRHPKDALILVGGDQLNPDVGLRIPSKELWFANSLRSGTGLMKEMEWRRLGEMPDKPKFRHGVAAMMGRLYVVGGCYFYAKDDVMKSTYSYDPAQDSWKRLADMQEFRSNFSVVVHEERLYAIGGDKEINTNLDSVEMYNPDTDSWSFVQPLDQALSGHAVTVIDGGIFISGGFNCKYECLVSMYLYHPERGTTYLADMTHDRAQHCMEPLRGHLYVAGGVCNLRKFYTDQQACEVYDPVADSWTAFASLSVPHVSAASAVLEGKIYVLGGYCQDDYSESGLVHRFDPITQRWQNMGKLPGAVTDIRACLLRLPQNFRF; this comes from the exons ATGGAGTTTACCCGCCGTTACCTACCAATGGAATGGGAAGAGcgatggaggagagagaaggagagaaggaaaagagtGATTGAAGAAGGTGAGGAAGATGGGATAGAACAGGACAACCGCGAGCTGAGGAGGATCATAGCTTACAATGACTCCAGGATGGGGTTGACAAGTGGGAGGGGTAAGAAAggagggtcagaggtcaggatGAGTGGTAGTAGTCAAGATGGAATTGGGGCGCATATGAGCGAGGAGGCATTTGGGGATGAAGGACTTGGTGATAATGTCCACACATACCACAGCACAACCTATCCTCAAGAGCTATTCGTTGCCCTGAAGAAATTCTGGGATTCATCTCTTCTCACAGACCTAACTCTGGCCACTGATAATGGTAACACCTTTGACGTGCACTTCCCTATCCTTGCAGCTGTCAGCTCATTTTTTCGAGAGAGGCTGAGGGATGAAAGTGGAGAACAATCAGACAATGATAACAACATTGAAGTCCAAAGGCGGTCAGTGTCTCTGTCCCCTGAGGTTGATCATGTTGGGCTACAGGCAGTTTTGGAGTTGGCCTACACTGGAGCTGTATTGTCTTCAAACAAAGACAGCATGGCTTCGATTATGGCTGCAGCTCAAGCACTGGGCATCCCTAGAGTACTGGATCTCTGCAACAAAGAAAAGACATTAAAAGAAGATGGAAGTCCTAAGAATGAAGAGCGAAAGATATTTGCCCTAGAAGAGATGAAGATTACTCTTCAGTCCATTAAACAGTTGTGGGCAGACCGCGTGTGGTGTGATGTGATTTTAGATGTGGACGGGACTTTATTTCATG TCCACAGAGTTATTCTGGCGGCAAGCAGTGACTACTTCCGTGGCATGTTCACCTGCGGGATGAGGGAATCCTATCAGACCTGTGTTGCCCTTCCCTTCCTGTTAGCTTCTGAGTTAGAGCCTCTAATTAGTTTCTCCTACAGTGGGACCCTTCCACTCAGCTGGGACTGTGTCTTCGAGATCACGTGCACGGCCCTCCAGCTTCAGTTCCAGCCTGCCCTCTCGCTTTGCCTTGACTTCATGCGAAAGGAAATGGAGGCAAGCTCCTGCCTGGATGTGGCATCTTTTGCTGAAGCCTACGAGATGTCAGATTTGCTGGAGGAAGCCAATGACTTTGTTCTGAAGAACTTCTGGGAGGTGTCGGCCACGTCAAAGTTTCAGGACCTACCAGCAGAGAAGCTTCTAGACATCATCCGTTGTGATGGTCTGTGCGTCCCCTCAGAGTTGGCTGTATTTCGAGCTGTAATCTCCTGGGTTGAGGCTGATCCAGAGGAAAGATTGGGCCAGGCTGGCATACTGATGACTGGAGTCCGCTTCCCTCTCATGACTTTTCGAGAGTTCAGGGAGGTAAGGGCCATTAACCTGCGCTTGGAGTGCTTCGGAAACAAGAAGGTGGAACTCTATAGTTCAGCACTCAAAGAATTTGTTTTCAGCCTTCCGAATACCCAGGATCAGTGCCGAGTCCGACATCCCAAAGATGCTCTCATTCTGGTCGGGGGAGACCAGCTGAACCCAGATGTTGGTCTGCGCATACCAAGCAAGGAACTGTGGTTTGCAAACTCCCTACGCAGTGGTACAGGGTTGATGAAGGAGATGGAGTGGAGGAGGCTGGGTGAGATGCCAGACAAGCCAAAGTTCAGGCATGGAGTAGCAGCAATGATGGGAAGATTGTATGTGGTTGGAGGATGTTACTTTTATGCTAAGGATGACGTGATGAAATCGACCTACAG TTATGATCCTGCGCAGGACAGCTGGAAGAGGCTGGCTGACATGCAGGAGTTCAGAAGCAATTTCTCAGTTGTGGTACACGAAGAGCGTCTTTACGCCATTGGTGGAGATAAGGAGATCAACACCAACTTAGACAGCGTCGAGATGTACAACCCAGACACTGACTCCTGGAG CTTTGTCCAGCCCCTGGACCAGGCTCTGAGCGGCCATGCTGTCACTGTCATAGATGGAGGAATCTTCATTTCTGGAGGTTTCAACTGTAAGTATGAATGTCTGGTTTCCATGTACCTGTACCACCCAGAGAGAGGAACCACCTACCTGGCAGACATGACCCACGACCGGGCCCAGCATTGCATGGAGCCCCTGCGAGGCCATCTTTACGTCGCTGGTGGTGTGTGTAACCTGAGAAAGTTTTACACTGACCAACAAGCTTGTGAGGTATATGATCCTGTGGCCGATTCCTGGACTGCTTTTGCATCACTGTCTGTGCCCCATGTAAGTGCAGCCTCAGCCGTCCTTGAGGGGAAGATCTATGTACTGGGAGGATACTGCCAGGACGATTACAGTGAATCTGGACTGGTCCACCGGTTTGATCCCATCACACAGCGATGGCAGAACATGGGCAAGCTACCTGGGGCTGTTACTGACATACGGGCCTGTCTGCTCCGATTACCCCAAAATTTTAGATTTTAG